Proteins from a genomic interval of Stigmatella erecta:
- a CDS encoding thiamine pyrophosphate-dependent dehydrogenase E1 component subunit alpha, whose translation MSRPRLLNREEASAPLTLDRELLVRIHDLMVKARVLEERLIQMYKQGHGFFWIGGPGEEAFNVPLGLLMKKGQGPAFDYLHAHYRQSATMLALGEEPIGALRQMKNTASDPYSGGRNFAGHFSKREWNIAPVSSPIEVQYAIAPGTAMAQKRHGGDGITIVTGGDAGTAEGDFASCLIWSSRPANPLPILIIVTNNHWGISTSAEDQHGETHVADRGRAFNIRSKTINGNDPVTSYRELKEAMEYVRQERKPFLLEAQVSRLYGHSSASGANFVTHEVDCLKEFETRLEGEGVLTREQMDALRNRYTEELAAAARLVRDEPLPGPETLWNHVYAEKK comes from the coding sequence GTGTCACGACCCCGCCTGCTCAATCGCGAAGAAGCGTCCGCTCCGCTCACGCTCGACCGGGAGCTGCTCGTCCGCATCCATGATCTGATGGTGAAGGCGCGCGTCCTCGAGGAGCGCCTCATCCAGATGTACAAGCAGGGCCATGGGTTCTTCTGGATTGGCGGCCCCGGCGAGGAGGCGTTCAACGTCCCGCTCGGGCTGCTCATGAAGAAGGGCCAGGGGCCCGCCTTCGACTACCTGCACGCGCACTACCGGCAGTCGGCCACGATGCTGGCGCTGGGCGAGGAGCCCATCGGGGCCCTGCGGCAGATGAAGAACACCGCCTCGGACCCGTACTCGGGCGGGCGCAACTTCGCGGGCCACTTCTCCAAGCGGGAGTGGAACATCGCCCCCGTCTCCTCCCCCATCGAGGTGCAGTACGCCATCGCCCCGGGCACGGCCATGGCCCAGAAGCGGCACGGCGGCGACGGCATCACCATCGTCACCGGCGGCGACGCCGGCACGGCCGAGGGCGACTTCGCCTCCTGCCTCATCTGGAGCAGCCGCCCCGCCAACCCGCTGCCCATCCTCATCATCGTCACCAACAACCACTGGGGCATCTCCACCTCGGCGGAGGACCAGCACGGCGAGACGCACGTCGCCGACCGCGGGCGCGCCTTCAACATCCGCAGCAAGACCATCAACGGAAATGATCCCGTCACCTCCTACCGCGAGCTGAAGGAGGCGATGGAGTACGTGCGCCAGGAGCGCAAGCCGTTCCTGCTGGAGGCCCAGGTGTCGCGCCTGTACGGCCACTCCTCCGCCTCCGGGGCCAACTTCGTCACCCACGAGGTGGACTGTCTCAAGGAGTTCGAGACCCGGCTGGAGGGCGAGGGCGTGCTGACCCGGGAGCAGATGGACGCGCTGCGCAACCGCTACACCGAGGAGCTCGCCGCGGCGGCGCGCCTCGTCCGGGACGAGCCCCTGCCCGGTCCCGAAACCCTCTGGAACCACGTCTACGCGGAGAAGAAATAA